Proteins encoded by one window of Candidatus Odinarchaeum yellowstonii:
- a CDS encoding DUF998 domain-containing protein produces MTDRLLTAQIFTSILGFLAGVWSVSSILIAISVSPWFSWISNALSDLGVSPAALIFNQGLIVGGCFSLIFSLFYYNNVRGSIGGRVGVFFLILASISLIGIGVFTEYYVPHHFVFSVLFFVFVLFAFLSYGAGCLFEMGCRWLGVYCIIFGVIGIIAWALPVWDGVAIPEAITAFPAAFFIAVLGLKNLLSYIRK; encoded by the coding sequence TTGACTGATCGGTTGCTTACCGCTCAAATTTTCACATCGATTCTCGGTTTTTTAGCCGGTGTTTGGAGTGTTTCATCTATCTTAATAGCCATCAGCGTATCACCTTGGTTTAGTTGGATTTCTAACGCGTTAAGTGATCTAGGTGTGTCTCCCGCTGCTTTAATTTTTAATCAGGGTCTAATTGTAGGCGGATGCTTCTCTCTTATTTTCTCCCTGTTTTATTATAATAATGTGAGAGGTAGTATAGGTGGACGGGTTGGCGTATTCTTTCTTATTCTCGCTTCTATATCTCTTATTGGGATAGGTGTTTTCACAGAGTATTATGTTCCACACCACTTTGTTTTCTCAGTTTTATTCTTCGTATTCGTTTTATTCGCTTTTCTAAGCTACGGGGCTGGTTGTTTATTTGAAATGGGGTGTAGGTGGCTGGGTGTATACTGTATTATTTTCGGGGTAATCGGTATCATCGCATGGGCTTTACCTGTCTGGGATGGTGTGGCTATACCTGAAGCTATAACCGCTTTTCCAGCAGCTTTCTTCATAGCAGTGTTAGGGTTGAAAAATCTTCTCTCTTATATACGAAAATAG
- a CDS encoding cob(I)yrinic acid a,c-diamide adenosyltransferase: protein MRNGGGRVITYYGEGDGKTTAALGHAVRAAGQDRKVIIFHFLKGRRDVGEYIYFRRNCDNIEVHLCGRPEFFIPGSDPKPYIEDAEKCLSQIEEIIKENKCDMLILDEILYAIEYNIVSAKKLLEILSKRGDMHVILTGGKITEEIRKISDIITEMKEIHHHYKHDRETIEGLDY, encoded by the coding sequence ATGAGAAACGGCGGGGGCAGAGTGATCACCTACTATGGGGAGGGGGATGGAAAAACTACAGCGGCTTTAGGTCACGCTGTGAGAGCTGCGGGTCAGGATCGTAAAGTCATCATATTCCACTTTCTTAAAGGGCGTAGAGATGTGGGTGAATACATTTATTTTCGACGAAACTGTGATAATATTGAAGTGCACTTATGCGGGAGACCTGAATTCTTTATACCTGGCAGCGATCCTAAACCTTACATCGAAGATGCGGAGAAATGTCTAAGCCAAATAGAGGAGATTATCAAAGAAAATAAATGCGATATGCTCATTCTAGATGAAATCTTATATGCTATAGAATATAATATCGTTTCAGCGAAGAAACTTTTAGAGATTCTCAGCAAACGCGGGGATATGCACGTGATTTTAACCGGTGGTAAAATAACTGAGGAAATAAGAAAGATCTCCGATATTATCACTGAGATGAAGGAGATCCACCATCACTATAAACATGACCGGGAGACGATTGAAGGCTTAGACTATTAA
- a CDS encoding MTH1187 family thiamine-binding protein: MIIAEVSIVPLGTGSTSLSEYVAKAVSVLKSFKNIRVEVHSMGTVLEADDLDTIFAAVKKAHNEVFNMGVNRVLTQIKIDDRRDKPATIKSKIEAVMKNIG, encoded by the coding sequence ATGATTATAGCTGAGGTTAGTATTGTTCCTTTAGGGACTGGAAGCACTAGTTTAAGCGAGTATGTGGCTAAAGCTGTTAGCGTTTTAAAATCTTTTAAAAATATCCGCGTGGAAGTTCACTCTATGGGTACTGTTCTAGAAGCGGATGACTTAGATACTATTTTCGCAGCTGTAAAAAAGGCTCATAATGAGGTTTTTAATATGGGCGTTAATAGGGTTTTAACGCAGATAAAGATTGATGATAGGCGTGATAAGCCTGCTACTATTAAATCTAAGATTGAAGCTGTTATGAAAAATATTGGTTGA
- a CDS encoding vitamin B12-dependent ribonucleotide reductase, translated as MPITKIIKRDGREVPFDQSKITNAIFKAMQAVGEGDYLLAQRLSDKVVEILEKSFKTRIPHVEDVQDIVELVLIEEGQAKTAKAYILYRQKRKELREAKMLLGVTDELKLPLNAVKVLANRYLRKDENGRVIESTAQLFRRVAKAIAEADRLYDEKADIKSVEEKFYNLMTSFRFLPNSPTLMNAGLELGQLSACFVIPIEDSMESIFDAVKYTALIHRSGGGTGFSFSKLRPKGDVVKSTGGIASGPLSFMKVFDATTDVVKQGGKRRGANMGILRVDHPDILEFITAKERNDVLNNFNISVAITDEFMDAVKNDREYPLVNPRTGKVVKTLPARKVFDLIVTMAWKNGEPGVIFIDRINQYNPTPLIGKIESTNPCGEQPLLPFESCNLGSINLSKFVKEGKIDFESLKETVWDAVHFLDNVIDVNKYPLPEIEKMTKGNRKIGLGVMGFADMLIELGIPYDSEEALQVAEQVMKFINEEGHNASRALAEKRGAFPNFKGSIYDQRGEPPIRNATVTTIAPTGSISIIAGCSSGIEPIFAISFIRRVMEGTELIEINPIFERIARQRGFYTDELMKTIAKHGSIQRFQNIPEDVRRVFVTAHDIEPIWHVRMQAAFQKYTDNAVSKTVNLPAHATPHDVELIFFKAYELGCKGITVYRDRSRESQVLNIEPIPEEALSPQPPTPEKCPTCGADLINQEGCIICPSCGYGRCG; from the coding sequence ATGCCTATTACTAAGATTATAAAACGTGACGGTAGAGAGGTCCCCTTCGATCAGTCTAAGATCACTAACGCTATATTTAAGGCGATGCAAGCTGTCGGAGAAGGCGACTACCTGTTAGCTCAGCGACTCTCTGATAAAGTTGTTGAAATTCTCGAAAAATCATTTAAAACCAGGATTCCCCACGTTGAAGACGTTCAAGATATCGTTGAACTGGTTCTAATAGAGGAGGGTCAGGCTAAAACCGCTAAAGCTTATATTTTATACCGTCAGAAGAGGAAGGAGCTCCGCGAAGCTAAAATGCTTTTAGGCGTCACAGATGAACTTAAACTCCCGTTAAACGCGGTTAAAGTATTAGCTAACCGGTATCTCCGCAAAGATGAGAATGGTCGAGTCATCGAGTCTACCGCTCAACTTTTCAGACGGGTAGCTAAGGCGATAGCTGAAGCTGATAGATTATATGATGAAAAAGCTGATATAAAATCGGTTGAAGAGAAGTTTTATAATTTAATGACAAGTTTTCGCTTTCTCCCAAACTCCCCCACCCTCATGAACGCTGGTTTAGAGTTAGGTCAACTATCAGCGTGCTTCGTGATCCCTATCGAAGACTCCATGGAGAGTATATTCGACGCCGTAAAATACACGGCGTTAATTCACCGTTCAGGAGGAGGCACAGGCTTCTCTTTTTCAAAGCTTAGACCTAAAGGAGACGTGGTTAAATCTACAGGTGGAATCGCATCCGGCCCTCTCTCTTTTATGAAAGTCTTCGACGCGACCACCGACGTGGTTAAGCAGGGTGGAAAACGCAGAGGCGCGAATATGGGTATTCTAAGAGTCGACCACCCTGACATACTCGAATTTATCACAGCTAAAGAGCGTAACGACGTGTTAAATAATTTTAATATCTCTGTCGCTATCACAGACGAGTTTATGGACGCTGTTAAAAATGATAGAGAATACCCGTTGGTAAACCCTAGAACAGGTAAAGTTGTTAAAACTCTCCCCGCTAGAAAAGTCTTCGATTTAATAGTAACCATGGCTTGGAAAAACGGTGAGCCTGGCGTAATATTCATAGATCGAATAAACCAATATAACCCCACACCGCTCATAGGTAAAATAGAGAGCACAAACCCGTGCGGTGAGCAGCCTCTGCTACCTTTCGAGAGCTGTAACTTAGGGAGTATAAATTTATCTAAATTCGTTAAAGAAGGTAAAATCGACTTCGAATCTTTGAAAGAAACGGTTTGGGATGCTGTTCACTTCTTAGATAACGTGATCGACGTAAACAAGTACCCGCTTCCGGAAATAGAGAAGATGACTAAGGGTAACCGTAAAATCGGGTTAGGTGTAATGGGCTTCGCCGACATGTTAATCGAGCTTGGAATACCGTATGACAGCGAAGAGGCTTTGCAGGTAGCTGAGCAGGTTATGAAGTTTATCAACGAGGAGGGTCATAACGCCTCTAGGGCTTTAGCTGAGAAGCGCGGGGCTTTCCCGAATTTTAAAGGAAGCATATACGATCAGAGAGGTGAACCCCCTATTCGAAACGCTACTGTCACCACCATCGCCCCGACTGGCAGTATCAGTATCATAGCCGGATGCAGCAGCGGCATTGAACCGATATTCGCGATCAGTTTTATTCGCCGCGTAATGGAGGGAACTGAACTTATCGAGATAAACCCGATTTTTGAGAGAATCGCACGTCAGCGTGGATTCTACACAGATGAACTTATGAAGACGATCGCTAAACACGGCTCCATACAAAGATTTCAAAATATACCAGAAGATGTCCGCCGCGTATTCGTCACCGCTCATGATATTGAACCTATCTGGCATGTTCGGATGCAAGCAGCCTTCCAGAAGTATACTGATAACGCGGTTTCAAAAACAGTTAATTTACCAGCTCACGCGACACCCCACGACGTTGAATTAATCTTCTTTAAAGCCTACGAGCTAGGTTGTAAAGGCATAACTGTTTATCGGGATAGAAGCCGCGAATCCCAAGTGCTCAATATTGAACCTATACCGGAGGAAGCGCTTTCACCTCAACCTCCAACACCTGAGAAATGTCCTACATGCGGAGCTGATCTGATTAACCAAGAAGGGTGTATTATCTGCCCTAGTTGCGGTTACGGAAGGTGCGGTTGA
- a CDS encoding thioredoxin domain-containing protein, translated as MSEGEVLHLDSESFDRVVGESRVPVLVDFWASWCMPCLSMGPVVERIAREFKGRLVVGKVNVDECPDLAQRVEALSIPLFVIYKDGREVDRVVGAIGMGLVERVKRFL; from the coding sequence TTGTCTGAGGGTGAGGTTTTGCATTTGGATTCTGAGAGTTTTGATAGGGTTGTTGGTGAGAGTCGTGTTCCTGTTTTGGTTGATTTTTGGGCTAGTTGGTGTATGCCTTGTTTGAGTATGGGTCCTGTTGTTGAGCGGATTGCGCGTGAGTTTAAGGGTAGGTTGGTTGTTGGGAAGGTTAATGTGGATGAGTGTCCTGATTTGGCTCAGCGTGTTGAGGCTTTGAGTATTCCTTTGTTTGTTATTTATAAGGATGGGCGTGAAGTTGATCGGGTGGTTGGTGCTATTGGTATGGGTTTAGTTGAGCGTGTTAAGCGTTTTCTATGA
- a CDS encoding VCBS repeat-containing protein: MRTRKNKILLIIILIGFFIICLQTTDYSIQNQNNDNKYSNYYLPTSHSACRPLTVADINSDGELEILTGTDQGLIIIYQGVNNSYTQIYNVGLRTLDSSIPIGADKIYSIVAGDIDNTPSNIEILIGTLSHTTVTLKWLKPCTTAKALRSESLLEILHSVYTIVKNRYFVPVIVS; this comes from the coding sequence ATGAGAACCCGAAAAAATAAGATCCTGCTAATAATAATTCTAATCGGATTTTTTATAATTTGTCTGCAGACAACCGACTATTCTATCCAAAACCAAAATAACGACAATAAATACAGTAATTATTATTTACCAACATCACATTCAGCTTGTCGGCCGTTAACAGTAGCGGATATAAATAGCGACGGGGAGTTAGAGATTTTAACAGGTACGGATCAAGGGCTTATAATTATTTACCAAGGCGTAAATAACAGTTATACGCAAATCTATAATGTAGGTTTAAGAACATTAGATTCAAGCATCCCTATTGGCGCTGATAAAATATATTCTATAGTTGCAGGAGATATAGATAACACTCCTAGTAATATAGAGATATTAATAGGAACTTTAAGTCACACAACAGTTACGTTGAAGTGGCTCAAACCTTGTACAACAGCTAAAGCTCTTCGCTCTGAAAGTCTACTTGAAATACTACACTCAGTATATACAATAGTTAAAAACAGATATTTTGTTCCAGTAATAGTTAGTTAA
- a CDS encoding amino acid permease — translation MSEETKTVFVRKASGLTRVISKWDALAYSFVAPTIAYAAHYIIWCQTFNPGADVYIASLWILSLMPIAGLYVLFSISMPRSGGEYIYVSRVISPAWGLFACWTLTIVGLNWSGVLTTWLINWGFGDTLLAQGLLSGNTALRDIGLYLNQPSTIEAWIIGTLALIVCYFIMARGTRTVVKFTWIIFVWNFIGLAVYGIAALMAGGPMSATVQNNILLYTGHSYTDIINGAVNAATALGQTFPNGATYLLPTLMAGATYLNLSTLGSTFAANIAGEIKEVKAAQTLAQLGSLALFVVYWEIFTFFQYSAFGSVWYQAIAMMDQANASGIAGPGVTGDWLAYYFGFDIAYKLPLATYNVMFSTANPILTGISTIHFAVIDFGGMLTLAFGPVRNLFAWSFDGILPKWVNRVNRRGSPVNSVILGGVVAWAIFTINTWTTWLAYIIHTIAIWMIGWCVFGIAGIVFPWRRRDIFEKSPEVVKKRIAGIPAISILGVVTLGVAAWGAYSALAPPISALLGGGGGMEQIVGTVAFFVIIPFILYYAAYFINKSKGIPMDLRFKEIPPD, via the coding sequence ATGAGTGAGGAAACCAAGACTGTATTCGTTAGAAAAGCCTCAGGTCTTACCAGAGTTATAAGCAAGTGGGATGCGCTGGCCTACTCTTTCGTAGCTCCAACTATAGCATACGCCGCACACTATATTATCTGGTGTCAGACATTCAACCCTGGCGCTGACGTGTACATAGCTTCTCTATGGATTCTATCACTTATGCCTATCGCCGGCTTATACGTGCTATTCTCGATTAGCATGCCCAGATCCGGCGGTGAATATATTTATGTGAGCAGGGTTATATCTCCTGCCTGGGGTTTGTTCGCCTGTTGGACGTTGACCATCGTCGGATTAAACTGGTCGGGTGTTCTAACAACCTGGCTTATAAATTGGGGTTTCGGGGACACACTTTTAGCTCAAGGCCTTCTCTCCGGTAACACTGCCCTCAGAGACATTGGATTATACCTTAACCAACCTAGTACAATAGAAGCTTGGATCATCGGCACCTTAGCTTTGATCGTATGCTACTTTATCATGGCCAGAGGCACGCGGACAGTGGTAAAGTTTACATGGATTATCTTCGTGTGGAACTTCATTGGTTTAGCTGTTTACGGGATAGCTGCTTTAATGGCAGGAGGCCCGATGTCGGCGACAGTTCAGAATAATATTCTATTGTATACAGGTCACTCATACACTGATATTATAAACGGTGCTGTTAACGCTGCAACCGCTCTCGGTCAAACCTTCCCGAACGGTGCCACATATCTTTTACCGACTCTTATGGCTGGTGCTACTTATCTTAACTTAAGCACATTAGGCTCTACTTTCGCCGCTAATATTGCCGGTGAAATAAAGGAGGTTAAAGCCGCTCAGACGTTAGCCCAACTAGGTTCACTCGCACTTTTCGTAGTATACTGGGAGATCTTCACATTCTTCCAATACTCGGCTTTCGGCTCAGTCTGGTATCAGGCTATAGCGATGATGGATCAGGCTAACGCGTCTGGTATAGCAGGTCCAGGTGTCACCGGTGACTGGCTTGCATACTACTTCGGCTTCGACATAGCATATAAACTTCCGTTAGCGACCTACAACGTTATGTTTAGCACAGCTAACCCGATTCTAACCGGTATAAGCACAATACACTTCGCGGTCATAGACTTCGGTGGTATGTTAACCCTCGCTTTCGGCCCTGTAAGAAACTTATTCGCATGGTCATTTGACGGTATTCTACCGAAATGGGTTAACCGCGTAAACAGACGTGGTTCACCTGTGAACTCAGTTATTTTAGGCGGTGTGGTAGCTTGGGCTATCTTCACAATCAACACTTGGACTACATGGCTGGCTTACATTATTCACACGATAGCGATTTGGATGATCGGTTGGTGTGTATTCGGTATTGCAGGTATAGTCTTCCCGTGGAGGAGACGTGACATCTTCGAGAAATCCCCAGAGGTTGTGAAGAAGCGGATAGCAGGTATACCAGCTATTTCAATTCTAGGTGTTGTAACCCTTGGCGTCGCTGCTTGGGGCGCATACTCGGCTTTAGCCCCGCCTATCTCCGCTTTACTGGGAGGCGGTGGTGGCATGGAGCAGATAGTTGGCACAGTAGCGTTCTTCGTAATAATACCGTTCATACTCTACTACGCAGCATACTTCATCAACAAGAGCAAGGGCATTCCAATGGACTTAAGGTTTAAAGAGATCCCACCAGACTAA
- a CDS encoding ArsR family transcriptional regulator, which translates to MSVIEKFKALSCETRYNIYNLLRQRQMSVEEISEITNLKPITVRHHIKELERSGLVCRRVSRFNIIGRPTVVYGVNSTISETPLTVRNYSSLQKIFFTAIHDFFNDEGKLLEFYNFMGGRLVQALLSGIDVQEFNERGLKDLKERLFLERLREYAPMLEVVEEGVGFFTIRLHNCPFLEHALPFFESICKILSAVYTAKLEEAIRFVNISIISRRCVDKPFCEFKISLKGSKNL; encoded by the coding sequence ATGTCTGTTATAGAGAAATTTAAGGCTTTATCCTGTGAAACCCGCTATAATATTTACAATCTACTGCGTCAACGTCAAATGTCTGTTGAAGAAATATCCGAAATAACTAATTTAAAACCTATAACTGTCCGCCACCATATAAAAGAGTTGGAGCGTTCAGGTTTAGTTTGTAGAAGAGTCAGCAGATTTAATATAATAGGGCGACCTACCGTGGTTTACGGTGTTAACTCCACTATCTCAGAGACACCTTTAACTGTTAGAAACTATTCTTCTCTTCAAAAAATTTTTTTCACAGCCATTCACGATTTCTTTAATGATGAGGGTAAACTTTTAGAGTTTTATAATTTTATGGGCGGTAGACTGGTGCAGGCGCTTTTATCCGGGATTGATGTTCAAGAATTTAATGAAAGGGGTTTAAAAGATTTAAAAGAGCGGTTATTCTTAGAGCGTCTGCGAGAATACGCTCCTATGCTTGAGGTCGTGGAGGAGGGTGTGGGCTTCTTCACTATAAGATTACATAACTGCCCGTTCTTAGAGCATGCTCTCCCCTTCTTCGAATCTATTTGCAAAATCTTATCAGCTGTGTATACCGCTAAACTTGAAGAGGCTATAAGATTCGTAAATATCTCGATTATTAGTAGGCGTTGTGTGGATAAACCTTTCTGCGAGTTTAAAATTTCTTTGAAAGGTTCTAAAAACCTTTAA
- a CDS encoding rubredoxin, protein MAVFVCDKCGALFEARCKPKKCENCGSTQISRKA, encoded by the coding sequence ATGGCTGTTTTCGTGTGTGATAAATGCGGGGCGCTTTTCGAAGCACGTTGTAAGCCGAAGAAATGTGAGAACTGCGGTTCAACACAGATTTCTAGAAAAGCCTAA
- a CDS encoding zinc-dependent alcohol dehydrogenase family protein codes for MIAQILRKTARVEDHPLELVELPTPKPRRGEILIKISVCGVCHTELDEIEGRLNCKIPVILGHQIIGRVEQAGEDVSRFNVGDRVGVAWIYYACGRCYHCRNGMENLCESFKGTGCDVDGGYAEFIVVSEDFAYHIPSILEDVSAAPLLCAGAIGYRALKLTGMRNGETIGFYGYGASAHIIHQVVKTMYPESKVYVFTRRKNDPPSLLAEKLGADWIGVTGETPPSRFHRAIDTTPSGIVVKEALRNLEKGGRLVINAIRKETPVPEIDYSSYLWSEREVKSVANITRRDVQEFLSIAARTPLKINVKEFKLSEANEALLSLKQGKHTGAAVLKIL; via the coding sequence ATGATAGCTCAAATTCTTAGAAAAACAGCTCGAGTTGAAGATCATCCTTTAGAACTCGTAGAGCTCCCGACTCCTAAACCTAGAAGAGGTGAAATTCTCATTAAAATATCTGTTTGCGGCGTCTGCCACACAGAGCTTGATGAAATCGAAGGGAGATTAAATTGTAAAATACCTGTTATACTCGGCCACCAGATTATCGGTAGAGTTGAACAGGCCGGTGAAGACGTCAGCCGCTTCAATGTAGGTGACCGTGTGGGTGTGGCTTGGATATACTATGCATGTGGGAGGTGTTATCACTGCAGAAATGGTATGGAGAATTTATGTGAGAGTTTTAAAGGAACCGGCTGCGACGTAGACGGCGGGTACGCTGAATTCATAGTCGTCTCCGAGGATTTCGCTTATCATATTCCAAGTATACTAGAAGATGTTTCAGCTGCGCCTTTACTATGCGCTGGAGCTATAGGCTATAGAGCTTTAAAGCTTACAGGTATGCGGAACGGTGAAACTATCGGATTCTACGGTTACGGTGCCTCCGCTCACATCATCCACCAAGTGGTTAAAACCATGTATCCTGAATCTAAAGTATATGTTTTCACGCGTCGGAAGAATGATCCTCCAAGCCTGCTGGCTGAAAAACTAGGAGCTGACTGGATAGGTGTGACAGGTGAAACACCGCCAAGCAGGTTTCACAGAGCTATCGACACAACTCCTAGTGGAATAGTTGTTAAAGAAGCTTTAAGAAATCTTGAGAAAGGAGGTCGCCTGGTTATAAATGCGATTCGAAAAGAGACCCCTGTTCCGGAAATAGATTATAGCAGCTACTTATGGAGTGAAAGAGAAGTTAAAAGCGTAGCTAATATTACTAGAAGAGATGTTCAAGAGTTTCTTTCAATAGCGGCTCGAACACCTTTAAAAATAAACGTCAAAGAGTTTAAGCTATCTGAGGCTAATGAAGCGCTTCTATCGCTTAAACAAGGGAAGCATACTGGTGCTGCTGTTTTAAAAATACTTTAA
- a CDS encoding succinylglutamate desuccinylase/aspartoacylase family protein: protein MTALNPVNKIKISIINLPKASTLLVQRNIITVEVKSNNPGPVVWLIAGSHGDEIGSVVVVQEIIKKLRRNPLNKGAVFAIPVVNPSGFEAGKREFDLTGEDINRSYPGSASGSLAERLAFKVFNVILQSNPTIVLDLHNDWRKSIPYTLIDTPLIKDENLRMKLIEFAERLGFVIVEEKYDPSLLKTLTGNLILNNIPALSVELGESYIVNEVNVDYGVKSIWNILTYLGMVENYGVFFKYPVPSHFLNKILYYDDEPVSQTLGIIRFNVKPGDYISKNQVIAKIYDVLGSLKETIKSPKNGILLGYSDSSAVYPGSKNFAFAFVKE from the coding sequence ATGACGGCTCTAAACCCGGTTAACAAAATTAAAATAAGCATTATAAACCTCCCTAAGGCTTCAACTCTTCTGGTTCAACGTAACATTATCACAGTAGAAGTGAAATCTAATAACCCCGGCCCTGTAGTCTGGCTTATCGCAGGAAGCCACGGTGATGAAATAGGCTCCGTGGTAGTTGTTCAAGAAATTATTAAAAAACTTAGAAGAAATCCTTTAAATAAAGGCGCGGTTTTCGCAATCCCTGTGGTTAACCCTTCAGGTTTCGAAGCTGGTAAAAGGGAGTTCGACTTAACCGGAGAGGACATTAACAGAAGCTACCCTGGGAGCGCTAGCGGCTCTTTAGCTGAACGCCTAGCTTTTAAAGTCTTCAATGTGATTCTGCAATCGAACCCCACTATCGTATTAGACCTGCACAACGACTGGCGTAAATCTATCCCCTACACGTTAATAGACACTCCTCTAATTAAAGATGAAAATCTTAGAATGAAGCTTATTGAATTCGCTGAGAGGCTTGGATTCGTTATAGTTGAAGAAAAATATGATCCAAGTCTTCTAAAAACTTTAACCGGTAATCTTATTTTAAATAATATACCCGCGTTATCTGTTGAATTAGGTGAATCCTATATAGTAAACGAGGTTAACGTCGACTACGGTGTTAAATCTATCTGGAATATTCTAACATATCTTGGAATGGTTGAGAACTATGGGGTATTCTTCAAATACCCTGTTCCAAGCCACTTTCTGAATAAAATATTATACTATGACGATGAACCTGTAAGTCAAACACTAGGCATAATCAGGTTTAACGTTAAACCGGGAGACTACATCAGCAAAAATCAGGTTATAGCTAAAATATACGATGTTCTAGGCAGCCTTAAAGAAACGATTAAATCACCTAAAAACGGGATTCTACTAGGATACTCTGATTCCTCTGCTGTCTATCCTGGTTCTAAAAACTTCGCGTTCGCGTTCGTTAAAGAGTGA
- a CDS encoding ribonuclease HI family protein: protein MTDLIKLYSDGGSRGNRIGRGRCAIGVVLCDVKDNVLLELGEYLGLGTNNWAEYKALIKGLTLAREYSSNRVECYSDSQLIVNQLNGLYKVKDVKLKNLYLQVKELEKCFRSVCYNYVSREHPMIARADMLLNRELEMVNNRI, encoded by the coding sequence TTGACTGATCTTATTAAGCTTTACTCAGATGGTGGTTCTAGGGGTAATAGGATTGGGAGAGGTAGGTGCGCTATAGGCGTTGTGCTCTGTGACGTTAAAGATAACGTTTTACTGGAGCTTGGTGAGTATCTCGGATTAGGAACTAATAACTGGGCTGAGTATAAGGCTTTAATTAAAGGTTTGACATTAGCTAGAGAGTATTCGTCTAATAGGGTTGAATGCTACTCTGACAGTCAACTTATAGTAAATCAGTTAAACGGTTTATACAAGGTTAAAGATGTTAAACTTAAAAATTTATATTTACAGGTGAAAGAATTAGAAAAATGTTTTCGAAGCGTCTGCTATAACTATGTTTCTAGAGAGCATCCTATGATTGCTAGGGCTGATATGCTGTTGAACCGTGAGCTTGAAATGGTTAATAATCGAATCTGA
- a CDS encoding SDR family NAD(P)-dependent oxidoreductase: protein MNILVTGGCGFIGSNLANTLARKGYTVHVIDNLSNGKLENIKENINRIIFWKGDITDKNYVDNIISQVDVIYHLAAQISVTASIKDPLKDAAVNIFGTLNILRAASNYRVKKVIYYSSAAVYGDPVYLPIDEKHPKNPSSPYGLSKLTAEKYAEFYSIFHGLNIVVIRPFNVYGPKQDPKSPYTGVISIFLDKALSGEDIQIYGDGGQCRDFIYVEDLVELSIKALSAKTPQFTVLNGACGEKTTIKSLAEKIKELTDSKSKIVHLPKREGEIYESYADITAAKQMLNFKPAYSLEEGLKKVIEYFKRE, encoded by the coding sequence TTGAACATCTTAGTCACAGGAGGATGCGGATTCATAGGGTCAAATTTAGCGAATACACTTGCGAGAAAAGGCTACACGGTTCACGTAATCGATAATCTATCAAATGGTAAACTCGAAAATATTAAAGAAAACATTAATAGAATAATTTTCTGGAAAGGGGATATAACTGATAAAAACTATGTGGATAATATTATATCCCAGGTTGACGTGATATATCATTTAGCTGCTCAAATAAGCGTAACCGCTTCAATCAAAGACCCTTTAAAAGACGCGGCGGTAAATATATTCGGAACCTTAAATATTCTACGAGCGGCTTCAAATTACAGAGTTAAAAAAGTAATCTACTACTCATCTGCAGCAGTTTACGGTGACCCCGTCTATCTTCCAATAGATGAAAAACATCCTAAAAACCCGTCAAGCCCATACGGGTTAAGTAAGCTCACCGCTGAAAAATACGCTGAATTTTACAGTATATTTCACGGGTTGAATATAGTTGTTATAAGACCGTTCAACGTTTACGGGCCTAAACAAGACCCGAAGAGCCCTTACACAGGGGTTATATCAATTTTTCTAGATAAAGCTTTAAGTGGAGAAGACATTCAAATCTACGGTGACGGCGGCCAGTGCAGGGATTTCATCTACGTAGAAGACTTAGTGGAATTATCGATTAAAGCACTTTCAGCGAAAACCCCGCAATTCACGGTTTTAAACGGCGCATGCGGGGAGAAAACTACGATAAAAAGTTTAGCTGAAAAAATAAAAGAGCTAACGGACTCTAAATCTAAAATAGTACACCTCCCTAAAAGAGAAGGCGAAATCTACGAAAGCTACGCAGATATTACAGCTGCAAAACAAATGTTAAACTTTAAACCAGCCTACAGTTTAGAAGAAGGGTTGAAAAAAGTGATAGAATATTTTAAACGCGAATAA